A single window of Prochlorothrix hollandica PCC 9006 = CALU 1027 DNA harbors:
- a CDS encoding tetratricopeptide repeat protein, producing MTDALPLSYLALLVVLLGGASFFVVRQVLRTRRTELAMAELQNKLLQEKKGQARDYYELGSIMISKKLYVQAIKQLEKALKADDLGDGEPAALVHNALGYGYAAQEQFDLAIRHYKEALKQVPEYVVALNNLALAYERKQLMAQALAAYDQVLSLDPTNKAAGKRAEFLRKLTVVS from the coding sequence ATGACAGACGCTCTGCCCCTCTCTTATCTAGCCTTATTGGTGGTTCTCCTGGGGGGAGCCAGTTTCTTTGTGGTGCGCCAGGTGCTGCGAACCCGTCGCACAGAGCTAGCCATGGCGGAACTCCAGAATAAGCTGCTCCAAGAGAAGAAGGGCCAAGCACGGGACTACTACGAATTGGGGAGCATCATGATCTCCAAGAAGCTTTATGTCCAGGCCATTAAGCAATTGGAAAAAGCCCTCAAAGCAGATGACCTGGGCGATGGAGAACCTGCTGCCCTGGTTCACAATGCCCTGGGCTATGGCTATGCGGCTCAGGAGCAATTTGACTTGGCCATCCGTCACTATAAGGAAGCGCTGAAACAGGTACCTGAGTATGTGGTGGCCTTAAACAATCTGGCCCTAGCCTATGAGCGTAAACAGCTTATGGCCCAGGCTCTGGCAGCTTATGATCAGGTGTTATCCCTGGATCCCACCAATAAAGCTGCTGGCAAGCGGGCTGAGTTTCTGCGTAAGCTCACCGTGGTGTCTTAA
- a CDS encoding NIL domain-containing protein — MKKRITLTIPRTTTRQPLTYRLAKDFNVAANIIRAQVAPNQMGTMVVELAGDIDELDAAIDWLRSQDIRVSLASQEILISEDICVHCGLCTGVCPTQALTLEPETFRLMFNRSRCVVCEQCIPTCPVQAISTNL; from the coding sequence ATGAAAAAGCGCATTACCCTGACCATTCCCCGCACCACCACCCGCCAACCCCTAACCTACCGCCTTGCCAAAGACTTTAATGTGGCCGCTAATATTATTCGCGCCCAAGTGGCCCCAAACCAGATGGGCACGATGGTGGTGGAGTTGGCGGGGGACATTGATGAATTGGATGCGGCGATCGACTGGCTCCGGTCCCAAGATATTCGGGTCTCCTTGGCTAGCCAAGAGATTTTAATCAGCGAAGACATCTGCGTTCACTGTGGCCTGTGTACGGGGGTCTGCCCCACCCAAGCCCTGACCCTAGAACCGGAGACCTTTCGGCTCATGTTTAACCGATCGCGGTGTGTCGTGTGTGAGCAGTGTATTCCCACCTGTCCGGTACAGGCCATTAGTACCAATCTTTAA
- a CDS encoding Rieske 2Fe-2S domain-containing protein, with product MNNSLNVSATLDLANGLRNFWYPVEFSKNLGMADPLGFELFDQCWVLFRDDQGTAACILDECAHRACPLSLGKVIQGRIQCPYHGWEYDRQGECVHMPSCQAISNPILTLPVMEQGGMIWVWPGTDEPGALPSLAPTLPDNFTLQAELVMDLEVEHGLMLENLLDLAHAPFTHTGTFAKGWPVPPFVRFANAATTPWTGHWDPYPIHMTFEPPCFVISTIGLRGKDCGRHLHQVHACLPRGQGRTRLLYRLALDFGHWLRWVPGTHCLWQHLANRVIQEDLRLVQGQQERLKGGANVWNQPVGYDKLGVAYRHWRNQVERHGSDWPESPADEGREPALNAIVTGSDAPITGSVVSLPPSQAPPTGH from the coding sequence ATGAATAATAGCCTCAACGTATCCGCAACCCTAGATTTAGCGAACGGATTACGCAACTTTTGGTATCCCGTTGAGTTTTCTAAGAATTTGGGGATGGCGGATCCCCTGGGCTTCGAGTTATTTGATCAATGTTGGGTTTTGTTTCGCGATGATCAGGGAACTGCCGCCTGTATTCTGGATGAATGTGCCCACCGCGCTTGTCCCCTATCCCTGGGCAAGGTGATCCAAGGGCGGATCCAGTGCCCCTACCATGGTTGGGAGTACGATCGCCAGGGGGAGTGTGTCCATATGCCCTCCTGCCAAGCCATCAGCAATCCAATTTTGACCTTGCCAGTGATGGAGCAAGGGGGCATGATTTGGGTTTGGCCCGGAACCGACGAGCCAGGTGCCTTGCCATCCTTAGCCCCCACCCTACCGGACAATTTCACCCTCCAGGCTGAATTGGTGATGGATTTGGAGGTGGAGCATGGCTTAATGCTGGAAAACCTCTTAGATCTCGCCCATGCCCCCTTTACCCACACCGGCACCTTTGCCAAGGGCTGGCCCGTCCCCCCTTTTGTCCGGTTTGCCAATGCTGCCACCACACCCTGGACCGGGCACTGGGATCCCTATCCCATCCACATGACCTTTGAACCCCCTTGCTTTGTCATTAGCACCATCGGCTTGCGGGGCAAAGACTGTGGCCGCCATCTGCATCAGGTTCACGCCTGTCTCCCTCGGGGCCAGGGGCGCACTCGCTTGCTCTACCGCTTAGCCTTAGATTTTGGCCACTGGTTACGCTGGGTTCCGGGGACCCATTGTCTCTGGCAACATTTGGCCAACCGAGTCATCCAGGAAGACTTACGCTTAGTCCAGGGCCAACAGGAGCGTCTCAAGGGGGGGGCTAATGTGTGGAACCAACCCGTGGGCTATGACAAGTTGGGGGTGGCCTATCGCCACTGGCGCAATCAAGTGGAACGCCACGGTTCTGACTGGCCTGAATCTCCCGCTGATGAGGGTAGGGAGCCTGCTCTCAATGCGATCGTCACGGGGTCAGATGCTCCGATCACGGGTTCTGTGGTTTCCCTGCCGCCGTCCCAGGCTCCTCCCACGGGGCACTGA
- a CDS encoding CADD family putative folate metabolism protein translates to MTFTTPFLEALDGSINRHAMLSHPFYQLWNEGKLTQAILADYAQQYFAQVKAFPTYVSGVHSHCDDLTVRKMLLENLVEEEQGVDNHPELWLRFAEGLGVSREAVEQAELLPHTQASVAQMRSLSQSEDYLQGMAALYAYESQIPDVARTKRQGLKDFYGITDDRTVSFFSAHEQADVVHRQVERQVLAESCTTPEQQEKVLAAAEAGAKALWHFLDGVYEAYITPTLAA, encoded by the coding sequence GTGACTTTTACCACTCCTTTTTTAGAAGCCTTGGATGGGTCCATTAACCGCCATGCCATGCTGTCTCACCCTTTTTACCAACTCTGGAATGAGGGCAAGCTGACCCAGGCCATTTTGGCGGACTATGCCCAGCAGTATTTTGCCCAAGTGAAAGCGTTTCCCACCTATGTCAGCGGGGTTCACAGCCATTGTGATGACCTGACGGTGCGGAAAATGTTGCTGGAAAACCTGGTGGAAGAGGAGCAGGGCGTGGACAACCATCCCGAATTGTGGCTCCGTTTTGCTGAAGGGCTGGGGGTGAGCCGGGAGGCCGTGGAACAGGCAGAGTTGCTGCCCCACACCCAAGCGTCCGTGGCCCAAATGCGGAGTTTGAGCCAGTCGGAAGACTACCTCCAGGGAATGGCTGCCCTCTATGCCTATGAGTCCCAAATTCCTGATGTGGCCCGCACTAAGCGCCAGGGTCTGAAGGATTTCTACGGCATTACCGACGATCGCACGGTGTCGTTTTTCAGCGCCCACGAACAGGCGGATGTGGTGCATCGCCAGGTGGAGCGTCAGGTGTTGGCGGAGTCTTGCACTACCCCCGAACAGCAGGAAAAGGTGCTGGCAGCGGCTGAGGCTGGTGCTAAGGCGCTGTGGCATTTCCTGGATGGGGTTTATGAAGCCTACATCACCCCAACCCTGGCTGCTTAG
- a CDS encoding ureidoglycolate lyase, with translation MSQLQRLRPAIATAETFRPYGQVIGASEDGSPFAGDDAQLVLTPGTPRFYIMRLLPKGRRFHRITRHQRCTQCLGALGGRSWWLGVCPPSAGDRPDRQQLQVFEVPGDRFLKLDVGTWHAGPLFETGAIDFYNLELSDTNVTDHETYDFAIAEGLEFEIADDAESR, from the coding sequence ATGTCTCAGTTACAACGGCTCAGACCTGCGATCGCCACCGCCGAAACGTTTCGACCCTATGGCCAGGTCATTGGTGCCTCAGAGGATGGGAGTCCCTTTGCTGGGGATGATGCCCAGTTGGTTTTGACACCGGGAACTCCCCGTTTTTATATCATGCGCCTGCTGCCCAAGGGTCGCCGGTTCCATCGCATCACCCGTCACCAGCGCTGTACCCAATGCTTGGGAGCCTTGGGGGGACGGTCCTGGTGGCTAGGGGTTTGTCCCCCCAGTGCTGGCGATCGACCCGATCGCCAGCAATTACAAGTATTTGAGGTTCCCGGCGATCGCTTCCTGAAGCTTGATGTGGGCACCTGGCACGCGGGTCCTCTGTTTGAAACCGGGGCGATCGACTTTTATAACCTGGAACTGAGCGATACCAATGTGACGGATCATGAGACCTATGATTTCGCGATCGCCGAAGGACTAGAGTTTGAGATCGCTGATGACGCTGAATCTCGCTAG
- the mrdA gene encoding penicillin-binding protein 2: MLFTPTAPPSTPPRTIGRSLQSVFVMAAVSALMLGGLGSRLAYLQLIEGDRNRQLAEENRVRLVSKPPERGQIFDRNGKLLVGSNPSYSLFLWPIALEEAEWPIALQRLSHILRVPVTEIQTNLEKEGYNSPYRVRVARGLTIQQVVALEEARTELKGVEIDAETMRYYPNGDLAAHVLGYTGEITDSELESLEDRGYRMGDVLGKLGVEAALEDQLRGEWGGQQVEVDAMGEVIRILGEKPPIPGDDVILTLNSDLQKKAEQVLGNTKGAIVAMDPRNGEVLAMASRPAYDPNIFSSRISDEQWQQLQAKEHPFLNRALRSFAPASTYKIITTVAGLESGKFSPGTVLPTFPYLEVGGIQFWDWNRAGFGPLSFQGAMTWSSDTFFYQIGRSVGGEVLAEWSRKFGMGQLTGIELAEEESPGVVPDNAWKEEMLDEIWYIGDSINMSIGQGYMQATPLQVAMMFAVPANGGDLVQPHLQLDLQNRREWTKSINLKPSTIQVLREGLRDVVQVGTGAALRTNSIPPVAGKTGTAEDQPRKSHTWFGGYAPADNPEIVVVAFTENSGGGGGSLAAPMVRSILEAYFQGQKTPAPKP; this comes from the coding sequence GTGCTGTTCACCCCCACTGCACCTCCCTCCACTCCCCCCCGTACCATTGGCCGATCGCTCCAGTCTGTGTTTGTCATGGCAGCGGTATCAGCTCTCATGCTTGGGGGTTTGGGAAGTCGGTTAGCCTATCTCCAACTGATTGAGGGCGATCGCAATCGCCAACTAGCCGAAGAAAACCGGGTGCGCCTGGTGTCTAAACCACCGGAACGGGGGCAGATTTTCGATCGCAACGGTAAGCTCCTCGTGGGGAGCAACCCCTCTTATTCTCTCTTCCTCTGGCCCATTGCCCTCGAAGAAGCGGAATGGCCCATAGCCCTTCAGCGCCTTTCCCACATTCTCAGGGTTCCTGTCACCGAGATCCAAACCAATCTGGAGAAAGAAGGCTATAACTCCCCCTACCGGGTACGAGTGGCTCGAGGACTGACGATTCAACAAGTGGTAGCCCTAGAAGAGGCTCGCACCGAGCTGAAGGGCGTGGAAATTGACGCGGAAACCATGCGTTATTACCCCAATGGGGACTTAGCGGCCCATGTTTTGGGCTATACCGGCGAAATCACCGATAGTGAATTGGAATCCCTGGAGGATCGGGGTTACCGCATGGGGGATGTGCTGGGAAAACTGGGTGTGGAAGCGGCCCTAGAAGATCAACTGCGGGGGGAATGGGGCGGCCAGCAGGTGGAAGTGGATGCCATGGGGGAAGTGATCCGCATCCTGGGGGAGAAGCCCCCGATCCCAGGGGATGATGTGATTCTGACCTTGAACTCAGACCTGCAAAAAAAAGCCGAGCAGGTGCTGGGCAATACCAAAGGGGCGATCGTTGCCATGGATCCCCGCAATGGGGAAGTTTTAGCCATGGCCAGCCGCCCTGCCTACGACCCCAATATTTTCTCGTCCCGCATTAGCGATGAGCAATGGCAGCAACTGCAAGCCAAAGAGCATCCCTTCCTCAACCGCGCCCTGCGTTCCTTCGCCCCCGCCAGTACCTATAAAATCATCACCACCGTCGCCGGCTTGGAATCCGGGAAATTTAGTCCGGGTACCGTGCTTCCCACCTTCCCCTATCTGGAAGTGGGGGGCATTCAGTTTTGGGATTGGAACCGAGCGGGCTTTGGTCCCCTCAGCTTTCAGGGTGCCATGACCTGGAGTAGCGACACCTTTTTCTATCAAATTGGTCGCAGTGTGGGGGGTGAGGTTCTCGCGGAGTGGAGCCGAAAGTTTGGCATGGGCCAATTAACCGGTATTGAGCTAGCAGAGGAAGAGTCTCCCGGCGTGGTGCCCGATAATGCCTGGAAAGAAGAGATGCTGGATGAAATTTGGTACATCGGGGATAGTATCAATATGTCCATTGGTCAGGGTTATATGCAGGCCACACCCCTTCAAGTGGCCATGATGTTTGCGGTACCCGCCAATGGGGGTGACTTGGTGCAGCCCCATCTCCAGTTGGATCTCCAAAATCGGCGAGAGTGGACGAAGTCAATAAACCTGAAACCGAGCACCATCCAAGTTTTGCGGGAAGGTCTGCGGGATGTCGTGCAGGTGGGCACAGGGGCAGCGTTGCGCACCAACTCCATCCCCCCAGTGGCCGGTAAAACGGGGACAGCAGAAGATCAACCCCGAAAGTCCCATACCTGGTTTGGGGGATATGCCCCGGCGGATAACCCAGAAATTGTCGTCGTAGCCTTTACGGAAAACTCCGGTGGGGGGGGCGGTAGTTTGGCTGCTCCCATGGTGCGATCGATATTGGAAGCCTATTTCCAGGGCCAGAAAACCCCCGCACCCAAGCCCTGA
- a CDS encoding sensor histidine kinase, protein MIGLDFGSGLALGLGLLLAYHLDQRRRSQLLLRVLRQEVPPRRLGLTSPFLGTLLHTQEAQQILTTALGDLNYLLQQMPLAYVQVDGDNLFQGCNQAARILLNLPEQPSPRPRLLLELFRSYDLDQLIEETRQSQAPCQREWSINVVAMDPVNPIPQPSLHLRGYGFPLNDGKVGVFLDDRQEVVQLTQQRNRWVSDVAHELRTPLTSIRLVAETLVSRVDVQWKSWMERLLGETIHLSDLVQNLLDLSRLDRRSAPGLVLTTVDLVELIDMAWDTLEPLSRRHHIQFHYDGPEQMLLEADRSHLYRVLLNLLDNALKYSPPQSAITVKLSTSLNPTETSRTLPQDSQPTDVTTLCLEVIDRGTGFLAEDLPHVFERFYRSDPSRSRQPYGVSSPGLPGETADPPLIHSNSCGLGLAIVQQIIQAHQGSVTAQNHPSLGGAWLKIHLPVSTPQGTATPNPSQTLPKPPFSA, encoded by the coding sequence ATGATTGGCCTGGACTTTGGTTCAGGACTCGCCCTGGGTTTGGGGCTGCTCCTGGCCTATCACCTCGATCAACGTCGTCGCTCCCAGTTATTGCTGCGGGTGTTGCGCCAGGAAGTCCCTCCTCGCCGTTTAGGTCTCACCTCCCCCTTCCTGGGCACCTTGCTCCACACCCAAGAAGCCCAACAGATCTTGACCACTGCCTTGGGAGATTTAAACTATTTGCTCCAACAGATGCCCTTGGCCTATGTCCAGGTGGATGGGGACAATCTTTTTCAAGGCTGCAACCAGGCTGCGCGGATCCTCCTCAATTTGCCAGAGCAACCGTCGCCCCGGCCTCGGTTGTTGCTGGAACTCTTTCGCTCCTATGACCTGGATCAATTGATTGAAGAAACCCGCCAGAGCCAAGCCCCCTGTCAACGGGAATGGAGTATCAATGTGGTGGCGATGGATCCCGTCAACCCGATTCCCCAGCCCAGCTTGCACCTACGGGGCTATGGTTTCCCCCTCAATGATGGCAAAGTTGGGGTTTTTCTGGACGATCGCCAAGAAGTGGTGCAGCTCACCCAACAGCGCAACCGCTGGGTCTCTGATGTGGCCCACGAACTGAGAACACCCCTGACCTCCATTCGCTTGGTGGCAGAAACCTTGGTGTCCCGTGTCGATGTCCAGTGGAAGTCCTGGATGGAGCGATTATTGGGGGAAACGATTCATTTAAGTGATTTAGTGCAAAACCTGCTGGATCTCAGCCGCCTCGATCGCCGATCGGCCCCCGGCTTAGTCTTAACAACGGTTGATCTGGTGGAGTTGATTGACATGGCCTGGGATACCCTGGAACCCCTGAGCCGTCGTCACCACATTCAATTCCACTATGACGGTCCTGAACAGATGCTGTTGGAAGCCGATCGCTCCCATTTATATCGCGTATTGCTCAATTTGCTCGATAACGCTCTCAAATACAGCCCCCCCCAATCGGCCATTACGGTGAAGCTCTCAACGAGCCTTAATCCCACCGAAACGAGCCGCACCCTGCCCCAGGATTCACAGCCCACCGATGTCACCACCCTCTGTTTAGAAGTCATCGATCGCGGCACTGGATTTCTGGCGGAAGATCTGCCCCATGTGTTTGAGCGCTTTTATCGATCGGATCCATCCCGCAGCCGTCAACCCTATGGCGTTTCTAGCCCTGGACTGCCGGGGGAAACCGCCGATCCGCCGTTAATTCATAGCAATAGCTGTGGGTTAGGGCTAGCCATTGTTCAGCAAATCATCCAGGCCCACCAGGGATCGGTCACCGCCCAAAACCACCCCAGCCTGGGGGGAGCCTGGTTAAAAATTCACTTGCCGGTGTCCACTCCCCAAGGGACTGCTACCCCAAACCCATCGCAGACCTTGCCTAAACCCCCCTTCTCAGCTTAA
- a CDS encoding thioredoxin family protein, with product MAVESPPPPDPNPIVPPAPLPQDTKTRNLLVAVVAIVLSVVLFFSLRTQTQTPSLGTLAAESTPLEVALANGQPTLMEFYADWCTSCQTMAPLIGDLEQDYGDRLNVVMLNVDNDKWLPEVLNYRVDGIPHFVFLDAQGQTVGQTIGEQPRSIMVANLDALLAQKVLPYAATTGRTSLFEGVFRPNSPSTTDPRSHSSQSVVAPS from the coding sequence ATGGCTGTGGAATCTCCCCCTCCCCCAGACCCTAACCCGATCGTTCCCCCGGCCCCACTCCCCCAAGACACCAAGACCCGCAATCTCTTGGTGGCAGTGGTGGCGATCGTCTTGAGTGTCGTCCTCTTTTTCAGTCTGCGAACCCAAACCCAAACCCCATCCCTGGGCACCTTGGCCGCAGAGTCTACCCCCTTAGAGGTGGCCCTTGCCAATGGCCAGCCCACCCTGATGGAGTTCTATGCCGATTGGTGTACAAGCTGCCAAACCATGGCCCCCCTCATCGGGGATCTAGAACAGGATTACGGCGATCGCCTCAACGTTGTCATGCTCAATGTGGACAACGATAAATGGTTGCCGGAAGTGCTGAACTATCGCGTGGATGGCATTCCCCACTTTGTTTTCTTGGATGCTCAAGGTCAAACCGTGGGTCAAACCATTGGCGAACAGCCACGATCGATCATGGTGGCGAACCTAGACGCGCTCCTAGCCCAGAAAGTCTTACCCTATGCCGCCACCACGGGCCGCACGTCCCTCTTTGAAGGGGTTTTCCGCCCCAATTCCCCCAGCACCACCGACCCCCGCAGCCACAGTTCCCAAAGCGTCGTGGCTCCGTCTTAG
- the ispD gene encoding 2-C-methyl-D-erythritol 4-phosphate cytidylyltransferase — translation MYLLIPAAGVGRRMGSDRNKLLIPLWGQPILAWTLRAAEAASSITWIGLVGQAVDWPEVNDLLKTLALTTPVQWIQGGDTRQASVFNGLKALPANADRVLIHDGARCLATPDLFDRCAAVLQEVPGLIAAIPVKDTIKVVNSDGRTTATPDRSQLWAAQTPQGFWVDKIKHCHEQGQEQGLQVTDDAALFEHFNLPVQVVEGEESNLKVTTPMDLAIAEFILRQRYPHLQSSP, via the coding sequence GTGTATTTATTAATTCCAGCGGCAGGGGTGGGGCGACGCATGGGGAGCGATCGCAATAAACTGCTCATCCCCCTGTGGGGTCAGCCGATTCTGGCCTGGACATTACGGGCCGCTGAAGCCGCCTCCAGCATTACCTGGATCGGATTGGTGGGTCAAGCCGTGGATTGGCCTGAGGTAAACGATCTCCTCAAAACCCTGGCGTTAACAACACCCGTGCAGTGGATCCAGGGGGGAGATACCCGCCAAGCCTCTGTCTTTAATGGCCTGAAAGCTTTGCCAGCCAACGCCGATCGGGTGCTGATCCATGATGGGGCGCGGTGTCTGGCGACCCCCGATTTATTCGATCGCTGCGCAGCAGTGCTCCAGGAGGTACCGGGACTGATCGCGGCGATCCCCGTTAAGGACACCATTAAGGTGGTCAATAGCGACGGTCGCACCACCGCCACCCCCGATCGCAGCCAGCTCTGGGCCGCTCAAACGCCCCAAGGGTTTTGGGTCGATAAAATCAAGCACTGCCACGAACAAGGCCAGGAGCAGGGGCTACAGGTCACAGATGACGCAGCCCTTTTTGAGCACTTCAATTTGCCAGTGCAGGTGGTGGAAGGGGAGGAAAGTAACCTAAAAGTCACCACACCCATGGATTTAGCCATTGCTGAGTTCATTTTGCGGCAGCGTTATCCCCATCTCCAGTCTTCGCCCTAA
- a CDS encoding response regulator transcription factor → MPTLQAQPVRTPVSQSQATAKILLVEDESLIRETVTLALEDEGYGVKTFSDGRSALDLFYQGDYPGEHSGADGTVLPEMPEMPDLIILDLMLPLVNGLDLCRFIRRQGSTVPILILSARGTEMDRVVGLEVGADDYMTKPFGMRELVARCRALLRRSRQSQPQDDFPVLRFQHLALYPSQCRVTVHDEEVNLSPKEFRLLELFLSYPRRVWSREQLLERVWGIDFMGDSKTVDVHIRWLRAKLEAEPSQPQYLQTVRGFGYRFG, encoded by the coding sequence ATGCCGACACTACAAGCGCAACCTGTGCGGACCCCAGTTTCCCAATCCCAAGCCACGGCTAAAATCCTCTTGGTTGAAGATGAAAGCCTAATCCGCGAGACAGTCACCTTAGCCCTAGAAGACGAAGGTTATGGGGTGAAAACCTTTAGTGATGGTCGATCGGCCCTGGATCTGTTTTATCAAGGGGATTACCCAGGCGAGCATTCTGGTGCTGATGGGACGGTGCTGCCTGAGATGCCTGAGATGCCTGATCTGATCATTCTAGATCTGATGTTGCCCCTAGTGAATGGTCTCGATCTCTGTCGCTTTATCCGTCGCCAAGGGAGTACGGTTCCCATCCTGATCCTCAGTGCTAGGGGGACAGAGATGGATCGGGTGGTGGGTCTAGAAGTGGGAGCAGATGACTACATGACCAAACCCTTCGGGATGCGGGAATTGGTGGCTCGGTGTCGGGCTTTGTTGCGGCGATCGCGGCAGAGTCAGCCCCAGGATGACTTCCCCGTGTTGCGTTTCCAGCACTTAGCCCTCTATCCCTCCCAGTGCCGGGTTACTGTCCACGACGAAGAGGTTAATCTGTCCCCTAAAGAATTTCGACTATTGGAACTGTTTTTGAGCTATCCCCGCCGAGTTTGGTCCCGTGAGCAGTTATTGGAGCGGGTTTGGGGTATTGATTTCATGGGGGACAGCAAAACCGTGGATGTCCACATTCGTTGGCTCCGGGCTAAGCTAGAAGCCGAACCCAGTCAACCCCAATACCTGCAAACGGTGCGAGGTTTCGGCTATCGCTTTGGCTAA
- the rpmI gene encoding 50S ribosomal protein L35: protein MPKLKTRRAAAKRFRATGTGKVMRRKAFRNHLLQHKSTKRKSQLGKPAVIDETDEKRVQLMLPYLG from the coding sequence ATGCCTAAGCTCAAAACCCGTCGAGCTGCTGCCAAGCGTTTCCGCGCTACAGGCACCGGCAAAGTGATGCGTCGGAAAGCATTCCGTAATCACCTTCTCCAGCACAAGTCCACAAAGCGTAAGAGCCAACTGGGTAAGCCTGCTGTCATTGATGAAACCGATGAAAAGCGGGTGCAGCTCATGCTGCCCTATCTGGGTTAA
- the acsF gene encoding magnesium-protoporphyrin IX monomethyl ester (oxidative) cyclase, whose product MVSTLPNPGSINLKPATKAVVEESILAPRFYTTDFDKTASFDLSTQAQEFEAVLTEMKTDYNRHHFVRTEAFQQSWDHIQGEERQAFLDYLERSCVSEFSGFLLFKELSRKLKGRNPVLSEAFSLMARDEARHAGFLNKAMQDFGLSLDLGKLTRNRTYTFFPIDWVIYTVYLSEKIGYWRYILIYRHLQQHPENRCYPLFHYFESWCQDENRHGDIFKVILRSQPQLWNNWASKLWSRFFLLTVFATHSLTVHERSTFYTMLGLDPTAFDADVIRETNNTAARAFPSVLDVDHPQFFPRLHRCSDRNLQIQAIERSSQPKAIKFLRKLPLMAGTLWDLVCIYCTAGRDAEALRTEVC is encoded by the coding sequence ATGGTTAGTACTCTCCCCAATCCTGGCTCAATCAATCTAAAACCTGCCACTAAAGCCGTGGTAGAGGAAAGCATTTTAGCCCCTCGTTTTTACACCACCGACTTTGACAAAACAGCTAGCTTTGATTTGTCTACCCAGGCTCAAGAATTTGAAGCGGTGTTGACGGAAATGAAGACGGATTATAATCGTCACCACTTTGTCAGGACGGAAGCCTTTCAACAGTCCTGGGATCATATTCAAGGGGAAGAGCGCCAAGCCTTTTTGGACTACCTAGAGCGGTCTTGTGTCTCAGAATTTTCGGGATTTTTGTTATTTAAGGAACTGTCTCGCAAATTGAAAGGCCGTAATCCCGTGTTATCTGAGGCGTTTAGCTTGATGGCACGGGATGAGGCCCGCCATGCAGGCTTTCTCAATAAGGCCATGCAGGATTTTGGGCTATCCTTGGATTTGGGAAAACTGACCCGCAATCGCACCTATACGTTCTTTCCCATTGACTGGGTGATTTATACGGTTTATCTCTCTGAAAAAATTGGCTACTGGCGTTATATTTTAATTTATCGCCATCTTCAACAGCATCCCGAAAACCGTTGTTATCCTCTGTTTCACTATTTTGAAAGCTGGTGTCAGGATGAGAATCGCCATGGGGATATTTTTAAGGTAATTCTGCGATCGCAGCCCCAACTTTGGAATAATTGGGCCTCGAAGTTGTGGAGTCGTTTTTTCCTGCTGACGGTGTTTGCGACCCACAGTTTGACGGTTCATGAGCGATCGACGTTCTACACCATGTTGGGGTTAGATCCCACGGCCTTTGATGCCGATGTTATTCGGGAAACCAATAACACCGCTGCCCGTGCTTTCCCCTCGGTGCTGGATGTGGATCATCCCCAGTTTTTCCCTCGGCTGCACCGTTGTTCCGATCGCAATCTCCAGATCCAAGCCATTGAACGATCGAGCCAACCCAAGGCCATCAAGTTCCTGCGCAAATTGCCCCTGATGGCGGGAACTCTCTGGGATTTGGTCTGCATTTATTGCACCGCTGGCCGTGACGCAGAAGCCCTCCGCACAGAGGTTTGTTAA
- the rplT gene encoding 50S ribosomal protein L20, giving the protein MTRVKRGNVARKRRNKILKLAKGFRGSHSKLFRTANQRVMKALTNAYRDRRKRKRDFRRLWIARINAAVRPHDLSYSKFIWGMKQANVQLNRKMLAQLGVLDPAALKAVIDVVKG; this is encoded by the coding sequence ATGACACGAGTCAAACGGGGTAACGTCGCCCGTAAACGGCGTAACAAGATTCTTAAGCTGGCCAAGGGCTTCCGTGGCTCCCACTCCAAGCTATTCCGCACCGCTAACCAGCGGGTGATGAAGGCGTTGACCAATGCCTACCGCGATCGCCGCAAACGGAAGCGGGATTTCCGTCGCCTCTGGATTGCCCGCATCAATGCTGCCGTGCGTCCCCATGACCTCAGCTATAGCAAGTTCATCTGGGGCATGAAACAGGCAAATGTTCAGCTTAACCGCAAAATGTTGGCCCAGTTGGGAGTTCTGGATCCCGCTGCCCTCAAAGCCGTCATCGACGTTGTCAAAGGATAG